From a region of the Cololabis saira isolate AMF1-May2022 chromosome 8, fColSai1.1, whole genome shotgun sequence genome:
- the LOC133449112 gene encoding pre-miRNA 5'-monophosphate methyltransferase, producing HGLELESRDAADADEASNEPGSALYGNFINYYTFNPPENRLSLIPATLLKDLGYSDRGDEDTLILDVGCNSGELSVALYQHLLPESEDPHRSKVHLLGFDLDEALIQRAQRSNPLGGCITFIPLDVTRDTGRLRDYLRRRGSPHFHLCVCLAVTMWVHLHHGDSGLLQLLTDLASISRHLLLEAQPWSCYRSAARRLRRLGRSDFEHFKTLQIRGDMAEQAREHLEKSCHMELVQTFGSTVWDRKLLLFRRR from the exons catggtctggAGCTGGAGTCCCGAGACGCTGCAGATGCAGATGAGGCGAGCAACGAGCCCGGATCTGCTCTGTACGGCAACTTTATAAACTACTACACCTTTAACCCCCCGGAAAACCGCCTGAGTCTGATTCCAGCTACTCTCCTGAAAGATCTGGGTTACAGCGACCGTGGAGATGAAGACACACTCATCCTGGATGTGGGATGTAACTCGGGG GAGCTGAGTGTCGCCCTCTACCAGCATCTGCTGCCGGAGTCGGAGGATCCCCATCGGAGCAAGGTTCACCTGCTGGGCTTTGACCTGGATGAAGCTCTCATCCAGCGGGCGCAGCGCAGCAACCCTCTGGGTGGATGCATCACCTTCATCCCCCTGGACGTCACCAGAGACACCGGCCGGCTGCGGGACTACCTGCGGCGGCGGGGAAGCCCCCACTTCCACCTGTGCGTGTGTCTGGCGGTGACCATGTGGGTGCACCTGCACCACGGGGACTCggggctgctgcagctgctgacgGACCTGGCCTCCATTAGCCGACACCTGCTGCTGGAGGCGCAGCCCTGGAGCTGCTACCGCTCCGCGGCACGGAGGCTCCGGCGGCTCGGCCGCTCCGACTTCGAGCACTTCAAGACTCTGCAGATCCGCGGGGACATGGCGGAGCAGGCGAGGGAGCACCTGGAGAAAAGCTGCCACATGGAGCTCGTCCAGACCTTCGGCAGCACCGTGTGGGATCGGAAGTTGCTGCTGTTCAGAAGGAGGTGA